CTTCACCTTGCACATCAGGAAGGCAATGCTGTCGAGTCAGATCTCAAACACTGGCTTTTTCAAAGCCCTACCTGGACATCAGTCTGTGGACCTGCCCATTCCCGGGTGACCGGTGAGGGACAACTCGGGATGTGGGGACAGAGGCGATGCTCTGcaagctgctggctggctgccaCCTGCTCTCCCAGATCCCTGGTGAAATGCCCCACGTGGGCATGCGATGTGGGGCTGGCTGCCTGAGCCACACCAAGAAGGAAGCCCAAAGCGCTTTGGGTCTGGGATGTGGTAGTGCACCTAGAAGTAACGCCTGTCTTGCTTTCCCCCAGGCACTCCTGCATGCCTCAAGTCTGGTAACTGGAGCTCCTGCGTGGCTGTAAACACCGCGACTTCTGGCAGCTGTGTATTTGTGTGCTAAGTGTCTTTTCTTGCATCCTGCAGTGAACTTTGAAGCCCTGATTATTGCAATGTCTGTGGTGGGAGGAATGATCCTTATCATGCTGggtgtctgctgctgctgctgttgcaagaaaaagagcaaaaagcaagTATCAGAGGGGGAGTAAGGGGGCTGCTCCCAGTTttcctgaagagcagctgaggtgcaGCCGTGGGCTGTTGCTGATGGGCTGTTCTGTCTGCCAGGCCGGACAAGGAGGACGAGCGAGCAGCCCGGGAGCGGGAGCGGAGGCGGGTACGCCAGGAGGAGAGGTGAGACCACGCTGCTGCACCGAGTGCCGCGCTGTGCCGTGCAGCGTGCTTGGTGTGGGGTGTGCACCATGAGCAGGGCCCCTGCTGGGACCTGGGGGTGCACCATCGTGGTGGTGGCGTGCATCCACCCGAAAATCCCAGAGGCCTGCTCATGTCTGCAGGGGGGAGGCTGCGAGCCTGTGGCACTGGCCCTGGGCGAAGCTGTGATTCTGGAGCTCCCCAGcctgggagggaggcaggagctgcagctcctcctgctcgGCTTTGTTGTGCTGCTTGCTGACTCGTGGCTCCTTTCCTGTCCGCAGGAGAGCAGAGATGAAATCGCGGCACGATGAAATCCGAAGGAAATACGGTACGGTGGCTCGTGCTGGTGTTTTCCGCTAAGCTCTAGATCCAGTAACCGCGTCCCGCGATGGGAGGGCGATGGAGCCCGTCTGCCAGGAGGACACCGGGACCGGcagccccaggggagcaggctgggggcgTGCGAGTGACAAAGAGCTGTCCCCGGGAGCTCTGGGTGGCGGTGGCTGgggggagagctgctgctgggggggggtctcaccgGTCTCCCTTCTCTCCTAGGCCTGTTCAAAGAAGAGAACCCCTACGCCAAATTTGACAATTAGCCTCTCCAGCGCCGCGGGGACTCGGATACCGCCCGCCAGGAGGAGAGCGCCGCGGCGCCGGTCCCGGTGCTGGCTGACACCGCGCCCTCGGCTCCGCTCTGCgctgcggcggcggccccgcgctgccTGCCCGCGGAGGGGGGCGAAGCATCCCGGTGCGcctgcccggcccccgccgcgtccccgggggctggggctgaggcgggccggggccggtgccccccccccccccccccccccccccccagctgtgcCTTTCTGGGCCTCTCccggcagcgccggggggggcggctgcgAGCCGCAGCAGCGCATTAAACCCGCCCTGCTCACCTGCCACGCGCCGCCTGCCTCCTGCGAGCCCgcccggggggcgcggggcggggcggggccgagactggggggcggggcttggggcgaggccacgccccccgcggcgctggccacgcccccccggTGACGCACTTTCCAGAGCCGCCATAGCCCCGccgccttccttccttcctccgcCGTGCGCGCCCCCGCGTGGCCCTGCGCGCGCGCGCGCGAGGCGCCTCCCACGTGACGCGGCCGGGCGGCCAATGGcgcggcgggggggaggggcggggccaggcgCGCGCGCGCGCTCTCGCGGGCGgttggcggcggcggcgggagccgaGCGCGGGCCGCTCCCCTCAGCGCGtgcccgccccctcccccccttcccgtccccgtccccccccccccccgtccccgccgccatGTCGGAGGAGAAGCCCAAGGTgaggcgcggcccggcccggcccgcggcTGAGGCCTCTCCGCCGGGCACCGGGGGCCGGGCCCGCTCGGCGGGAGCTGCTgctccgccccgccccgccccgcacggccccggggggctggagggggggggtgttgggggggggggggggaaccggccccgggccccgcgccccgcgctGTCCCCGCGCTGTCCGTTCACGCCGTCGTCTCCCCGCAGGAAGGGGTGAAAACAGAGAACGACCACATCAACCTGAAGGTGGCCGGGCAGGACGGCTCCGTGGTGCAGTTCAAGATCAAGAGGCACACGCCGCTCAGCAAGCTGATGAAGGCGTACTGCGAGAGGCAGGTACGGGcggcggcccccccgccccccgccgagCTGGGGgtccccgcgctgccccccgccgGGAGGGGGCCCCGGGCCCTGCACGGTTTCGCCCCGGGGGGTTCCGAGCGGCAGCACGGCCCGGGGAGCGGGCCGGCTCGTGGCGGGGTGTAGGGCGAGGGGGTGGGATGCTGAGGCTGGGCTTGTGAGTGCTTAGTGAATGAGAAGTGCCTCTTCCTCACCCCGTGCTCCTGCATCTCTAAAAATCCCCCGTGACACCGTTACCAACACCGCTTCGGTTCCCATCCTGGCTCAGATGCTAGTTCAGCCTCAGTTTGTAGCCAGGCAACCCTCGCTTTTATCACATGTAAGATTTGGATCATGCAGGGCGTGCTTTCCGTTTGGAAGAGTGCACGAAAACAGGTTGTCCCATGCCACCACTTCTTTTGcgatcttttttttcctcctcctcttctcacACGTCCCTTTTGCTGCCTGCTGCGTGGCTTTGACTGGGATGTTCTGCAGgtggctgcaggctgctctgtgcaggaggctgtgcaggaggcTGTCTGTCCCTCGGGGCTGTCGGTAGCTCACTGGGAGAGTGCTTTATGCAGGCTCTGAGCGTGTGTGCTCCTGCACCATCACAGGTGGTGCAGGGAACAGAGAGAAGGGGTGCAAATGGCTTTCAGAAGCGGAGTGAGTTTCAGTTTGCAGgcatctctcctttcctgtcACACGCGATGTTCTTTCTTTGATTCCTCGAGGCTTACATTGCACCCTGTCCTGTGCCTGATGCAGCGTATGTCTTCTCAGGCTGGGAATGACCTAAATGCAAGGGGTCCTCAGAGATGCATGGAGAGCTTTTGTGCTTGTGTGGCTGTAGGTAAGGACTGGGAGGTTGGACAGCAGAGGGGTTTTCAAGAGTTTTAGagggcaaagcaaagccctaGCTCACTGAGGCAGGGAATGAAGGCTGCATCACGCGATTAGAAACTGAATTCAGTTGTGAACTCAGCTTAGGCTTTAAAAGCCAGACTTACTAACTGTAAAAGTCTCGAGTGAAGAACCCTAGCATGTTTCTAACAAAGCATACGAGTAAAAATCTGCGTGGTGGTCTGTgagttcttttttccttaaatgctTCACGGTTCCTCTTTTCGATAAGGACTAGAACTGGGAGCGAATGCCTGGCATGAGTCAAAAACTTGTCTTAAGTATGGGCAGTTGGTGCTGGCAAGCAATTGCACCAAGAGGTAGCCTTTCTAggttttttggaagtgttttcttttgagtGAACTGCAAATACTCTTACTTCCCTGCATGAAAAACAATTGGCGTTCCTCTCTGCCATGTCCTACAAGGCTATCTAGAACTGTTCGCTGGTTGATCTCTTTTCAAATTTAACATCACCTCTGGATGATACTTCTTTTCTTGGctttctgctttattctttaaGCCCTTCTTGAAGTTAAACGTTACTTTCTTGTTCTCCGTTGCCTTCCGGTGTTTGTTCCTTGCAGAGCAGGATTGCAGGCTGGGTCAGAACCGGGTGCCAGACCAGC
This sequence is a window from Anser cygnoides isolate HZ-2024a breed goose chromosome 9, Taihu_goose_T2T_genome, whole genome shotgun sequence. Protein-coding genes within it:
- the LOC136791486 gene encoding small ubiquitin-related modifier 3; translated protein: MSEEKPKEGVKTENDHINLKVAGQDGSVVQFKIKRHTPLSKLMKAYCERQGLSMRQIRFRFDGQPINEADTPAQLEMEDEDTIDVFQQQTGGEC
- the PTTG1IP gene encoding pituitary tumor-transforming gene 1 protein-interacting protein; this encodes MAPLRALRFCAALALALLPAAARGEEEAAGDCHQYTNRSCEECLKNVTCLWCVSSKRCVPYPVRRILPPADLCELRSARWGVCWVNFEALIIAMSVVGGMILIMLGVCCCCCCKKKSKKPDKEDERAARERERRRVRQEERRAEMKSRHDEIRRKYGLFKEENPYAKFDN